One part of the Thermocaproicibacter melissae genome encodes these proteins:
- a CDS encoding IS1182 family transposase translates to MLEREKLRRDAVEFVNTDLLVPGNHLLRKIDSAVDFSHIYDFVEDLYCEGNGRPSVDPVVLFKIVLIQHLYGIPSLRRTMQEINMNIAYRWFLGYTLNEELPHFSTVSYNFKHRFTEETVEQVFSWILQEANYAGYLEPEAVFVDGTHIKANANINKKIKKAVPQAAKRYASELMEEVNADREDHGKKPFDSTPKPPKEKEIMVSKTDPESGLFQKGEHKKCFAYEAHTACDKHNFVLDVEVTPGNVHDSVAFDAVYGKVTQRFPEIETVVADAAYKTPHICKRVFDDGRVLSTAYKRPMTKAGNLEWWKYVYDEYYDCVICPEYQVLHYATTNREGYREYKSRSYICEKCPFRSRCTESKSCTKTVTRHVWQDYVELAEDIRHTPKYKELYKKRKETIERVFADAKVKYGMRYTLYRGLTQVTNWVKLKFAAMNLKKLAMWKWRDGHPSGFLLILLCLFSYPAYYQENPSFV, encoded by the coding sequence ATGCTGGAACGGGAAAAACTACGCAGAGATGCAGTGGAATTTGTGAATACAGACCTATTGGTGCCGGGAAATCATCTGCTGCGAAAGATTGACAGCGCGGTAGATTTTAGCCATATTTATGATTTTGTAGAAGATTTGTATTGTGAGGGCAACGGTCGTCCTAGTGTGGACCCGGTCGTCCTGTTTAAGATTGTTCTGATCCAGCATCTGTACGGAATTCCCTCTTTACGCCGGACGATGCAGGAAATCAATATGAATATCGCGTATCGGTGGTTTCTGGGATATACACTGAACGAGGAGCTGCCGCATTTCTCCACTGTGAGTTACAATTTTAAGCACCGGTTCACAGAGGAAACCGTGGAGCAGGTGTTTTCGTGGATTTTGCAGGAGGCAAATTACGCCGGATATTTGGAGCCGGAAGCAGTATTTGTGGATGGGACGCATATCAAAGCAAACGCCAACATCAACAAAAAGATCAAAAAGGCAGTTCCTCAGGCGGCAAAGCGATATGCCTCAGAATTAATGGAAGAGGTTAACGCTGACCGGGAAGATCATGGGAAGAAGCCATTCGACAGTACTCCGAAACCGCCGAAGGAAAAAGAAATCATGGTGTCCAAAACAGACCCGGAAAGCGGGTTGTTCCAAAAGGGAGAACACAAGAAGTGCTTTGCCTACGAAGCACATACGGCCTGCGACAAACACAATTTTGTCCTTGACGTTGAGGTGACTCCGGGAAACGTACATGACAGTGTAGCATTTGACGCGGTCTATGGCAAAGTGACTCAACGGTTTCCTGAAATTGAAACGGTGGTGGCGGACGCCGCATACAAAACGCCGCATATCTGTAAACGGGTGTTTGACGACGGGCGGGTACTTTCCACAGCATACAAGCGGCCAATGACCAAAGCAGGAAATCTGGAATGGTGGAAGTATGTATACGACGAATATTATGACTGTGTGATCTGCCCGGAATATCAGGTTCTGCATTATGCAACAACCAACCGTGAGGGATACCGGGAATACAAAAGCCGGAGTTACATCTGCGAAAAATGTCCATTCCGTTCTCGCTGCACCGAGAGTAAAAGCTGTACGAAAACCGTAACGCGGCATGTGTGGCAGGATTATGTGGAGCTTGCGGAAGATATCAGGCACACACCGAAATACAAAGAGCTTTACAAAAAACGAAAAGAAACCATTGAGCGTGTCTTCGCCGATGCAAAAGTGAAATATGGGATGCGGTACACGCTCTACCGGGGCTTAACTCAAGTGACGAATTGGGTTAAGCTTAAGTTTGCTGCCATGAATCTCAAAAAGCTGGCAATGTGGAAATGGAGGGATGGCCATCCCTCCGGGTTTTTATTGATTTTACTTTGCTTATTTTCCTATCCTGCATATTATCAAGAGAACCCATCCTTCGTTTAA